The following are encoded together in the Cicer arietinum cultivar CDC Frontier isolate Library 1 chromosome 2, Cicar.CDCFrontier_v2.0, whole genome shotgun sequence genome:
- the LOC101505728 gene encoding uncharacterized protein produces MGKLHFALAFALLLLLANVSAAPPLTSAISPAKIVNGFISNAVPAFTKWVFSLKPITKKAISGKSMMRFESGYNVETVFDGSKLGIEPYAVEVLSNGELLILDSANSNIYRISSSLSLYSRPKLVAGSAEGYSGHVDGKLKEAKMNHPKGITVDDRGNIYVADIMNMAIRKISDSGVTTIAGGKLSRGGGHVDGPSAEAKFSNDFDVVYVGSSCSLLVIDRGNQAIREIQLRFDDCAYQYESGFPLGIAMLVGAGFFGYMLALLQRRLSTIVSSQDVEGPIMSDISPSPYQKHLKSVRPPLIPSEDEPYKQEESLFGSIGKLLTNAGASIVEIMGALFGFRRKPQNYDFQSQPLYHQPEKQVNAWPVQESFVVPNEDEPPSIDPRTPTPKKTYPFMSKDAEKMQQLWQGRAFYNGWEGDLQQPPQQQQQQQKLIYNGWDGDLQQQQQPKHYYRHQYHSSVAQTYYEQSREETNEIVFGAVQEQDRKEPVVITPLDYGDSPYDHQNMRLRIGPIDYIHKY; encoded by the exons AGATTGTTAATGGCTTTATCTCAAATGCTGTTCCTGCTTTCACCAAATGGGTCTTTTCGCTTAAACCAATCACCAAAAAAG CGATTTCTGGGAAATCGATGATGAGGTTTGAGAGTGGATACAATGTGGAAACTGTGTTTGATGGAAGCAAGCTTGGAATTGAGCCTTATGCAGTTGAGGTGTTATCTAATGGGGAGCTTCTGATTCTTGATTCAGCTAATAGTAACATTTATAggatttcatcttcactttctTTGT ATAGCAGACCAAAACTAGTGGCAGGATCTGCTGAAGGATATTCCGGACATGTTGATGGAAAATTAAAAGAGGCTAAGATGAACCATCCAAAGGGAATTACTGTTGATGACCGAGGAAATATCTACGTTGCAGATATTATGAACATGGCAATCCGGAAAATTAGCGATTCAG GGGTCACAACAATTGCTGGAGGAAAATTGAGCCGTGGAGGAGGCCATGTTGACGGACCAAGTGCAGAGGCTAAATTCTCTAACGACTTTGATGTTGTTTATGTTGGAAGTAGTTGTTCTCTACTTGTCATTGACAGGGGAAACCAAGCCATTAGGGAGATCCAACTACGCTTCGATGACTGTGCTTATCAATATGAAAGTGGATTTCCACTCG GAATTGCAATGCTTGTTGGGGCTGGCTTCTTTGGTTATATGTTGGCATTGCTGCAGCGTAGACTAAGTACAATTGTATCATCTCAGGAT GTTGAGGGACCAATAATGTCTGACATTTCACCGAGTCCATATCAAAAGCACTTGAAATCCGTTAGGCCTCCTTTGATTCCGTCAGAAGACGAACCTTATAAGCAAGAAGAAAGTCTCTTTGGGTCCATTGGGAAGCTTCTTACCAATGCAGGGGCATCAATAGTAGAAATAATGGGAGCTTTGTTTGGTTTCAGAAGAAAACCGCAAAACTATGACTTTCAAAGTCAACCCTTATACCATCAACCCGAAAAGCAAGTAAATGCTTGGCCAGTTCAAGAAAGTTTTGTGGTTCCAAATGAAGATGAGCCCCCTTCTATTGACCCAAGAACTCCAACCCCTAAGAAAACATATCCTTTCATGTCCAAAGACGCCGAAAAAATGCAACAATTGTGGCAAGGTCGAGCGTTCTATAATGGATGGGAAGGAGATCTTCAGCAGCCGCcacagcagcaacaacaacaacaaaaacttatCTATAATGGATGGGATGGAGATCTTCAGCAGCAGCAACAACCAAAACATTATTATCGTCATCAGTATCATTCATCGGTCGCTCAGACTTACTATGAGCAAAGTCGCGAGGAAACTAATGAGATAGTATTCGGAGCAGTGCAGGAACAGGATAGGAAGGAGCCTGTGGTTATCACGCCTTTGGATTATGGTGATTCTCCCTATGATCATCAAAATATGCGGTTGCGAATAGGTCCCATTGATTATATCCACAAGTACTGA
- the LOC101506050 gene encoding transcription factor bHLH25-like encodes MSNSSGDVNNFERPSKTLKTNPSNTGYPSSQREDSSFPYILYFNNEDHGKSLTSKGSLENQRKETKRNIEENKKTDSITRSSQHNKDHIIAERKRRQNISQHFIALSALIPGLKKMDKASVLRDAIKHVKQLQEQVKLLEEKNQRLQNVEYVVYVESNSGNGKRSLPEVEARMSEKNVLIRIHCEKQKGVLVNIIKEIENLNLSITSATSLLFGTTKLLDITVIAEMDEEFSLCVQELVRNLRVSFLQFME; translated from the exons ATGAGTAATTCCTCGGGGGATGTTAACAACTTTGAGAGGCCATCCAAGACACTCAAGACTAACCCTTCAAACACAGGGTACCCTTCCTCACAAAGAGAGGATTCTTCTTTCCCTTACATTCTTTACTTTAACAATGAGGATCATGGAAAGTCTTTAACTTCAAAAGGGTCCTTAGAAAATCAAAGAAAGGAAACTAAACGGAATATTGAAGAGAATAAGAAGACTGATTCAATCACAAGATCTTCTCAACATAATAAAGATCACATAATTGCTGAGAGAAAGAGGAGACAAAATATTAGCCAACACTTCATAGCACTTTCAGCACTCATTCCGGGCTTAAAAAAG ATGGATAAGGCTTCTGTATTGAGAGATGCTATAAAGCATGTGAAACAACTTCAAGAACAAGTGAAACTACTTGAAGAAAAGAACCAAAGGTTACAAAACGTAGAATATGTTGTTTATGTTGAGTCAAATTCTGGGAATGGTAAACGGTCACTGCCAGAAGTTGAGGCAAGAATGTCAGAAAAGAACGTGCTTATTAGAATCCATTGTGAGAAACAAAAGGGAGTGTTGGTGAACATAATCAAAGAGATTGAGAATCTCAATCTTTCTATCACTAGTGCTACTTCATTGCTATTTGGAACCACCAAATTACTAGACATCACAGTCATAGCTGAA ATGGATGAGGAGTTCAGCTTATGCGTGCAGGAGCTAGTTAGAAACCTTCGAGTTTCATTCTTGCAATTCATGgagtag